Below is a genomic region from candidate division KSB1 bacterium.
TATGCTTTTGGCCGATCGCTGAATATTGGGATCGGCCGTGCTCTCCTGGGCGATCCGATCCCATTCCTCATCCATGCTGATGATATGGGCTTGATAATCGGGCAGATTGTTTTTTAATTGCCGTTGCGTGAGAATCACGGGCACCTGGGTGTCCTCCAGCATGAACGCCATGCGGGGTTTGGGATAGGCCGTATCCAGTGGGACATAAACCGCTCCCGCTTTGAGGATGCCCAGCGTCGCCACAATCATATCCAGCGACCGCTCCATGATGATCGCCACGAAATCGTCAGGCTTTACGCCCAGTTTCATCAGATAATGGGCCAATTGATTGGCTCGTTCATTCAATTCTCGATAGCTGATCTGCTGCTCGCCAAAGATGGCCGCCGTGGCATCGGGTGTGCGGGCGACCTGCGCCTCGAACAACTGATGCACGCAGCGATCACTGGGATAGTCCCGCTGCGTCTGATTCCATTCCACGACCACCTTTCTTTCCTCTTCCGCCGTCATCAGCGGGAGCTCATCGATCGATTGATCTGGATTTTTAACAATTCCCTGGAGCAGATTTTGGAAATGACCTGCCATGCGGGCGATCGTGTCGTGGTTGAAAAGGTCGATATTGTATTCCAGGGCGATGCGCAGGCCATCTTTCCGCTCTTCGGCGAACATGATGATATCGAATTTGGCCGTGCCGCTTTCGGTTTCGATCAGGCTGATCTTCAGTTCGGGCGTCTGCAGCGCCTCCTGCTGGGCCTCCTGCAGCGCAAACATCACCTGGAAGAACGGCGTGTGGCTCATGTCCCGCTCGGGATGCAATTCGCTCACCAGCATTTCAAACGGCACGTCCTGATGGGCATAGGCCTCCAGCGCCATATCATTCACCCGCTTCACCAATTCCCGAAACGATGGATTGCCCGACAGGTCGCTGCGCATGACCAGCGTATTCACAAAAAATCCGATCAGGTCTTCCAATTCTGCCCGAGTGCGATTGGCGATGGGTGTACCGACCGAGATATCCTCCTGCCTGGAATAGCGATAGAGCAGCACTTTGAACGCCGTCAGCAAGGTGGTGAAGAGGGTGACGTTCATTTGTTTGCTCAGCGCCTTCAATCCTTCCAATATGGTTTTCGGAAAGATGAACGCCTGATGAGCGCCCCGATAGGTCACGTACGGCGGACGAGGATGATCGGTGGGCAAATCCAGAATCGGCGGCGCACCTGCTAATTGTTTTTTCCAATAGGCGATTTGATTTTCTAACAACTCGCCTTGCAGCCATGACTTTTGCCATACGGCAAAATCGGCGTATTGGATGGGAAGTTCGTCCAATGGCGAAGGCTTGCCCGCAGAAAAAGCATGATATAGCGACACAAATTCCTTGATGAGCACGCCAATGGACCAGCCATCCGAGATGATGTGATGCATGGTGAACAGCACGATGTGCTCTTCGGGATTCAGCCGAATTAGACTGGCTCGCAGCAGCGGTGGTTTGGAAATGTCAAATGGGGTCTGCGCATCCTCAGTGGCCAATTCGATCGCTCGAGCCTCCTGCTCCTGTTTCGGCCGATGGCTCAGATCGATGATGGGGATGTCCACCAACAAATCAGGCAGCACGATCTGTTTGGGCCGCTCGTCTTCGGTAATAAAAGCTGCCCGCAGCACCTCATGTCGCCTGACGATCTCGTTCAAACTGTGCTTCAAAATATCAATATTCAATTTGCCCTGGCAACGGACCGCTGCAGAGATATTGTACGAGGGGCTGCTCGGGTCCCACTGATACAAAAACCACATCCGCTCTTGCGCAAACGACATGGGATATTCCTGTTGATTTTCCCGCCTGGGAATGGCAAATTTTTTCGCTTGCTGCTGGCTCTTCTCCTGCAACTTTTTCATCAACAACGCCCGTTTCTCAGGCGACAGCTCTGCCAGTCGTTTTGATACATCACCCATCGTTCTGCTTTCCTTTTTGCTTTTTTTATATCGAAGTATTTCTCTGTCTTTTTTTGTGAATTGAGTAGGTTAAGTAAGTTGAGTGGTTGAGTCAGGTAAGTGGGGTGTTGATTGATGATTTTGAAAGGCGCCCAGCCAGATTAAAGGATGCGAAATTCATTTTGCAATATCAATCTACCTAACATCCCCCCTGTCCCCCCTTCAAAGGGGGGAAACTATGGCAAATCCCCCCCTTTGAAGGGGGGGTAGGGGGGATGTCAAATTTAATCCAACTCAATAACCCTAAGTCCCCAATTACCTAATTACCCAATCCACTAATCCCCCAAAAGCTTCTCCACTTCCTCCTCCGACA
It encodes:
- a CDS encoding condensation domain-containing protein; amino-acid sequence: MGDVSKRLAELSPEKRALLMKKLQEKSQQQAKKFAIPRRENQQEYPMSFAQERMWFLYQWDPSSPSYNISAAVRCQGKLNIDILKHSLNEIVRRHEVLRAAFITEDERPKQIVLPDLLVDIPIIDLSHRPKQEQEARAIELATEDAQTPFDISKPPLLRASLIRLNPEEHIVLFTMHHIISDGWSIGVLIKEFVSLYHAFSAGKPSPLDELPIQYADFAVWQKSWLQGELLENQIAYWKKQLAGAPPILDLPTDHPRPPYVTYRGAHQAFIFPKTILEGLKALSKQMNVTLFTTLLTAFKVLLYRYSRQEDISVGTPIANRTRAELEDLIGFFVNTLVMRSDLSGNPSFRELVKRVNDMALEAYAHQDVPFEMLVSELHPERDMSHTPFFQVMFALQEAQQEALQTPELKISLIETESGTAKFDIIMFAEERKDGLRIALEYNIDLFNHDTIARMAGHFQNLLQGIVKNPDQSIDELPLMTAEEERKVVVEWNQTQRDYPSDRCVHQLFEAQVARTPDATAAIFGEQQISYRELNERANQLAHYLMKLGVKPDDFVAIIMERSLDMIVATLGILKAGAVYVPLDTAYPKPRMAFMLEDTQVPVILTQRQLKNNLPDYQAHIISMDEEWDRIAQESTADPNIQRSAKSI